One Sus scrofa isolate TJ Tabasco breed Duroc chromosome 1, Sscrofa11.1, whole genome shotgun sequence DNA segment encodes these proteins:
- the LOC110257108 gene encoding olfactory receptor 1J4-like, whose protein sequence is MRRENQSNVSEFLLLGLPIWPEQQGMFFALFLGMYLTTVLGNLLIILLIRLDPRLHTPMYFFLSHLALTDVSFSSVTVPKMLINMQTQDQSISYAGCVTQMYFFIFFACIDNLILSVMAYDRYVAICHPLHYTIIMRKELCICLLAGSCLLSCANVLTHTFLLVQLSFCADNIIPHFFCDLAALLKLSCSYTSLNELIIFTAGAAVVFLPLCGILVSYGHIGVSILRVPSTKGLCKALSTCGSHLSVVSLFYGTIMAVYISSSSGQSHDKDIIASMMYTVVTPMLNPFIYSLRNRDMTLAMGILYRDSKLLAK, encoded by the coding sequence ATGAGGAGAGAGAACCAGAGCAACGTGTctgagttcctcctcctggggctccccatctggccagagcagcagggtatgttttttgcccttttcctgggcatgtacctgaccacagtgctggggaacctgctcatcatcctgctcatcaggctggaccctcgcctccacacccccatgtactttttcctcagccacttggccctcACGGATGTCTCCTTTTCATCAGTCACTGTCCCTAAAATGCTGATCAACATGCAGACTCAGGATCAATCCATCTCCTATGCAGGGTGTGtaacacaaatgtatttttttatattttttgcttgcATTGATAACCTTATTCTttcagtgatggcctatgacaggtatgtggccatttgtcacCCTCTACACTATACCATCATCATGAGGAAGGAGTTGTGCATATGTCTGTTGGCTGGATCCTGTCTCCTCTCCTGTGCCAATGTCCTGACCCACACCTTTCTCCTGGTTCAACTGTCCTTCTGTGCTGACAACAtcatcccccacttcttctgtgatctTGCTGCCCTGCTGAAGCTGTCCTGCTCATATACCTCTCTCAATGAGCTTATCATATTCACTGCAGGGGCTGCAGTTGTCTTTCTTCCATTGTGTGGCATCCTGGTCTCTTATGGCCACATTGGGGTTTCCATCCTGAGGGTCCCCTCTACTAAAGGGCtctgcaaagccttgtccacctgtggctcccacctctctgtggtgtcTCTATTCTATGGGACAATAATGGCAGTGTACATTTCCTCCTCATCAGGCCAGTCCCATGACAAAGACATCATTGCTTCCatgatgtacacagtggtcacccccatgctgaaccctttcatctatagcctgagaaacagagacatgacTTTGGCTATGGGGATACTTTACAGAGACAGTAAACTTTTAGCCAAATGA